From Scytonema millei VB511283, the proteins below share one genomic window:
- a CDS encoding diheme cytochrome C, producing MLPALKSKSHRPKSKRSTPILLLLILAWSIAAAWILAMATHAQPANTIDAVPQRYQLGQELYLENCATCHIAVPPAVLPVQTWQRLLQDTQHYGVQIKPLVDPPRILVWNYLRFASRPLNQDEEIPYRIANSRYFKALHPRVKLPKPTHLSSCVTCHPSANAFNFRSLTPEWENSQ from the coding sequence ATGTTACCTGCCCTCAAATCAAAATCACACCGCCCAAAAAGCAAGCGATCGACCCCGATCCTATTGCTGTTAATCTTAGCTTGGAGTATTGCTGCTGCTTGGATTTTAGCAATGGCGACTCATGCCCAACCAGCTAACACCATTGATGCAGTTCCCCAACGCTATCAATTGGGACAAGAACTCTACTTGGAAAACTGCGCTACTTGCCACATCGCCGTTCCGCCAGCCGTTCTACCCGTGCAGACTTGGCAGCGGTTGCTACAAGATACGCAACACTACGGCGTACAAATCAAGCCATTGGTCGATCCACCCCGCATTCTAGTGTGGAATTATCTGAGATTTGCTTCCCGTCCCCTCAACCAAGACGAAGAAATACCATACCGCATTGCCAACTCGCGTTATTTCAAAGCTTTGCATCCCAGAGTCAAATTACCAAAACCAACTCACCTGAGCAGTTGTGTCACCTGTCATCCCAGCGCCAACGCCTTCAACTTCCGTAGCCTTACACCAGAATGGGAGAATTCGCAATAA
- a CDS encoding DUF3616 domain-containing protein, with protein sequence MNHSTSKRDRILLKFNDSFKKSRTDLSAVLLFPKPHLWVGSDETSTIERLTFVEQQNCFAEHHTFHVQDFIELPKPEDEEIDIEGLAYHDYYLWFIGSHSWKRKKPKPEHTDVENIERLAKIKTEENRYIIGRIPLVDGSLRQSCPHPENPDVTLTAAKVKLTEGGNMLTEALATDPHFGDFVKTNIPGKDNGFDVEGIAIYQQKVFLGLRGPVLRGWAAILELELEIDTTEDTLKLKPIGAEQNLYKKHFVYLNGLGIRDLHVDEKDFLILAGPTMDLDGPVRVYRWHNGVNIAENTLSYPEVMLEIPFGIGDDHAEGMITFNEYTQTPSLLVIYDAPAAARLEGEGGVWADVFSYQ encoded by the coding sequence ATGAATCATTCCACTAGCAAACGCGATCGCATTCTACTCAAATTTAATGACAGCTTCAAAAAAAGTCGAACAGATCTTTCAGCAGTACTACTTTTTCCCAAACCTCATTTGTGGGTTGGTTCGGATGAAACATCGACTATCGAACGTCTAACTTTTGTAGAGCAGCAAAATTGCTTTGCCGAACATCACACATTTCACGTTCAAGATTTTATTGAGTTACCAAAACCAGAAGATGAAGAAATTGATATTGAAGGATTAGCTTATCACGATTACTATCTCTGGTTTATTGGTTCCCATAGCTGGAAGCGCAAAAAACCAAAACCAGAACATACTGATGTGGAAAATATTGAACGATTAGCTAAGATAAAAACAGAAGAAAATCGTTATATTATTGGGCGTATTCCCTTAGTTGATGGCAGTTTGCGGCAGTCTTGTCCTCATCCTGAAAATCCAGATGTCACCTTGACTGCGGCAAAAGTCAAACTAACAGAGGGGGGAAATATGCTGACTGAAGCTTTAGCGACAGACCCTCATTTTGGCGATTTTGTCAAGACTAATATTCCTGGCAAAGATAATGGCTTTGATGTAGAAGGAATAGCAATCTATCAACAAAAAGTTTTTCTTGGTTTACGGGGTCCAGTATTGCGGGGCTGGGCAGCGATCTTAGAGTTAGAGTTAGAAATAGATACTACAGAAGACACTTTAAAGCTGAAACCAATTGGAGCAGAACAAAATCTTTATAAAAAGCATTTTGTTTATTTGAATGGTTTAGGCATTCGAGATCTACACGTAGATGAAAAAGATTTTTTGATTTTAGCAGGACCAACAATGGATTTAGATGGTCCAGTCCGAGTTTATCGCTGGCACAATGGTGTAAATATAGCTGAAAATACGCTATCTTATCCAGAGGTTATGTTAGAAATCCCCTTCGGTATTGGAGACGACCACGCAGAAGGAATGATTACGTTTAATGAATATACTCAAACTCCGTCGCTTTTGGTGATTTACGACGCGCCCGCCGCAGCTAGATTAGAGGGTGAAGGTGGCGTGTGGGCAGACGTATTCAGTTATCAGTAA
- a CDS encoding NIL domain-containing protein, with translation MKKRVTLTFPRRAIQVPVTYRLAKDFNVAANIIRAQVAPNQVGTLVVELSGDIDQLDAAVDWMRSQNINVSSAMAEITIDRELCVDCGLCTGVCPTEALTLNSATFELTFTRSRCIVCEQCIPTCPTQAISTNL, from the coding sequence ATGAAAAAAAGAGTTACGCTGACCTTCCCTCGCCGTGCCATACAAGTACCAGTGACATACAGACTGGCGAAAGATTTTAACGTTGCTGCTAATATTATCCGCGCTCAAGTTGCTCCCAATCAAGTTGGTACATTAGTTGTGGAACTCTCAGGAGATATCGATCAACTTGATGCGGCGGTTGATTGGATGCGATCGCAAAACATCAACGTCTCTTCAGCAATGGCTGAAATTACCATCGATCGCGAACTTTGCGTAGACTGCGGTTTGTGTACTGGAGTTTGTCCCACCGAAGCCTTGACCCTTAATTCTGCCACATTTGAACTGACATTCACGCGATCGCGCTGTATTGTCTGCGAACAATGCATTCCTACTTGTCCAACGCAAGCAATCTCAACAAACCTTTAA
- a CDS encoding thioredoxin family protein, giving the protein MSAKTPNPSAQPTELTLGKRIRNFIIVLVAIALSVALFLGLRTQTGAVTLATLSDRSTPLEVALSNSKPTLMEFYADWCTVCQKMVPDIARLEQEYAGKVNFVMLNVDNSKWLPEILKYRVDGIPHFVYLGKQGEAIAQAIGEQPRSIMASNLEALLNDAPLPYTSASGQVSKYEANVTPSSETDDPRLHSSQVVK; this is encoded by the coding sequence ATGAGTGCCAAGACTCCCAATCCTTCAGCGCAGCCAACTGAATTGACGTTAGGAAAGCGCATCAGAAACTTCATCATAGTTTTGGTAGCGATCGCTCTCAGTGTCGCATTGTTTTTGGGCTTACGGACTCAAACGGGTGCGGTGACACTCGCAACATTAAGCGATCGCTCGACACCGCTAGAAGTGGCTTTGAGCAACAGCAAGCCGACGCTGATGGAGTTTTATGCTGACTGGTGTACGGTATGTCAGAAAATGGTTCCAGATATTGCTCGGCTAGAACAAGAGTACGCCGGCAAGGTAAACTTTGTCATGCTGAATGTGGATAACAGCAAGTGGTTGCCAGAGATTCTGAAATATCGAGTTGATGGGATTCCCCATTTCGTGTACTTAGGCAAACAAGGAGAGGCGATCGCACAGGCGATCGGAGAACAACCGCGCAGTATTATGGCAAGTAACTTAGAAGCGTTATTAAATGATGCCCCCTTGCCTTACACTTCCGCCAGCGGTCAAGTTTCCAAGTATGAAGCAAATGTCACCCCATCCTCTGAGACCGACGATCCGCGTTTGCATAGTTCTCAGGTAGTGAAGTGA
- a CDS encoding pyridoxamine 5'-phosphate oxidase family protein: MRNSLSTYHAGELAVQAQAGVQAEAARLTKIIGASINSTARDFLSTQRLAIASTIYRHGKVWTSLLVGKPGFIEVVAEQLVQIQTKVNPSDPLLENLSIHNDIGILAIDLATRRRLRINGKAMVQPNGYIDVRTQQVYFNCPKYIQVRDLVAHSDRQAAITEVYSYKALTPAQQQWITQADTFFIASFHPQSGADTSHRGGYPGFVQVLNATELVFPDYAGNNMFNTLGNIAQYPQIGLLFVDFVSGNTLQLTGTANIIWDTNRIAQFIGAERLVEFQIDRVLETINATNLSWEFAEYSPYNPK, encoded by the coding sequence ATGCGTAACAGTTTATCAACTTATCATGCTGGGGAACTAGCAGTTCAGGCACAAGCGGGAGTGCAGGCAGAAGCAGCACGTTTAACCAAAATTATTGGTGCGAGTATTAATTCAACAGCACGAGATTTTCTAAGTACACAAAGACTGGCGATCGCTAGTACAATCTATCGGCATGGTAAAGTCTGGACATCGCTGCTTGTAGGAAAACCTGGTTTTATAGAAGTTGTAGCAGAACAACTAGTTCAGATTCAAACAAAAGTCAATCCTAGCGATCCGCTACTAGAGAACCTATCAATACATAATGACATTGGTATTCTGGCGATCGATTTAGCAACTCGGCGGCGCTTGCGGATTAATGGCAAAGCGATGGTTCAGCCAAATGGATATATTGATGTGCGTACACAGCAAGTCTACTTTAACTGCCCCAAATACATTCAAGTACGGGATTTAGTAGCTCATAGCGATCGCCAAGCGGCTATAACTGAAGTTTATAGTTACAAGGCTTTGACTCCGGCACAACAGCAATGGATTACTCAAGCAGATACATTTTTCATCGCTAGTTTCCACCCCCAAAGCGGTGCTGATACATCTCATCGAGGAGGATATCCAGGTTTCGTACAAGTTTTGAACGCAACTGAATTAGTATTTCCCGATTATGCGGGCAATAATATGTTTAATACCCTTGGTAACATTGCCCAGTATCCTCAAATCGGCTTACTGTTCGTTGATTTCGTCAGCGGAAATACCCTACAGCTAACTGGCACAGCTAATATTATTTGGGATACAAATCGCATAGCACAATTTATCGGTGCAGAACGCTTAGTAGAATTCCAAATCGATCGCGTGTTGGAAACAATAAATGCAACTAATCTCAGCTGGGAGTTTGCAGAATACTCGCCGTACAATCCAAAATAG
- a CDS encoding glutathione S-transferase family protein translates to MIQLYDFVLSGNCHKVRLLLSMLNLDYESVPVNLKAGEHKTERFLQLNPCGQVPVLMDGDVILRDSQAILVYLARRYGGEDWLHLEPEAIAKIMQWLSFAANEIANSLAAARRYFIFQGQLDIDLTQQKAHQVLQILDRHLTNNQWLECSHPTIADLACFPYVGLAADAKVALDNYPHVITWCDRVKQLPGYVSMPGL, encoded by the coding sequence ATGATTCAGCTATATGACTTTGTATTATCGGGAAACTGCCACAAAGTAAGGTTGTTGCTGTCAATGTTGAACCTAGACTATGAGTCAGTACCCGTCAACTTAAAGGCAGGAGAACACAAAACAGAACGATTTCTGCAACTCAACCCTTGCGGACAAGTCCCAGTTTTGATGGATGGTGATGTAATATTACGAGATTCCCAAGCTATTTTAGTTTACCTAGCCCGACGCTACGGCGGCGAAGATTGGTTACATCTAGAGCCTGAAGCGATCGCAAAAATTATGCAGTGGTTATCTTTTGCCGCGAATGAGATTGCTAACAGTCTAGCGGCGGCGAGGAGATATTTTATTTTTCAAGGACAACTCGATATAGATTTGACTCAACAGAAAGCTCATCAGGTATTGCAAATTCTCGATCGCCATTTAACGAATAACCAGTGGTTGGAATGCAGCCATCCTACAATAGCCGATCTTGCCTGCTTCCCCTATGTTGGACTAGCCGCAGACGCAAAAGTTGCTTTAGATAACTATCCTCATGTTATCACTTGGTGCGATCGCGTTAAGCAACTTCCAGGTTACGTCAGTATGCCAGGGTTGTAA
- a CDS encoding nuclear transport factor 2 family protein, whose protein sequence is MNSPVLDLVSTFYARLAASDLDGALNLLADDVNWISTEGFPTGGSYHSPQSVCNGVFARFADWIEFVVMPERFISVGTTVVVLGRYMGAYRDSSPRLNARFAYI, encoded by the coding sequence ATGAATTCACCCGTACTCGATTTAGTCAGCACGTTTTACGCACGCCTCGCCGCTAGCGATCTCGATGGCGCTCTCAATCTACTAGCAGACGATGTGAACTGGATTTCTACCGAGGGATTTCCTACTGGTGGTTCGTACCACAGCCCTCAGTCCGTCTGCAATGGCGTATTCGCCCGTTTTGCTGATTGGATAGAGTTTGTTGTGATGCCAGAACGGTTCATCTCAGTAGGTACAACGGTAGTAGTTCTGGGACGTTACATGGGAGCATATCGGGATAGCAGCCCACGCCTAAATGCGCGATTTGCCTACATCTAG